A single window of Gossypium arboreum isolate Shixiya-1 chromosome 13, ASM2569848v2, whole genome shotgun sequence DNA harbors:
- the LOC108461839 gene encoding uncharacterized protein LOC108461839 isoform X1 gives MSSIQLKRGASDKSLSPVDQQAKIDDVRKLIGPVVDKLPVLCSDASILRFLRARNWNTKNASKMLKETLKWRLQYKPEAIRWEDIAQEAETGKVYRANYCDKLGRPVLVMRPGLQNTNSPVGQIKYLVYCIENAIMNLVQDQEQMVWLVDFQGWAMTSISVKVTRETARILQDHYPERLGIGILYNPPKIFESFWTIVKPFLETKTYKKMKFVYSDDPKSLKVIEEIFDLDKLDVAFGGRNPAGFNLEVYARQMKDDDSKRMNFHGSGCSSPFYHSSSLSESQQHESTDLDRDSNASDEGRL, from the exons ATGTCATCTATACAATTGAAACGAGGTGCCAGCGATAAGTCTTTGTCCCCTGTCGACCAACAAGCAAAG ATTGACGATGTTAGGAAACTAATTGGCCCAGTAGTTGACAAACTACCAGTCCTTTGTTCGGATGCATCTATTTTAAGATTCCTCAGAGCAAGGAACTGGAATACAAAGAACGCGAGCAAAATGTTAAAAGAAACATTGAAGTGGAGACTTCAATACAAGCCAGAGGCAATCCGATGG GAAGATATTGCTCAAGAAGCTGAGACGGGAAAAGTTTACAGAGCTAATTACTGTGACAAACTTGGGAGGCCTGTTCTTGTCATGAGACCTGGTCTCCAG AATACAAACTCACCAGTGGGGCAGATCAAATACTTGGTTTATTGCATAGAAAATGCTATAATGAATCTGGTCCAAGATCAAGAGCAGATGGTTTGGCTTGTTGATTTCCAAGGGTGGGCAATGACAAGTATATCTGTTAAGGTGACTCGGGAAACTGCTCGTATCTTGCAAGACCACTATCCAGAGAGACTGGGCATAGGAATTCTCTATAATCCCCCAAAAATATTTGAATCTTTTTGGACG ATAGTGAAGCCATTCCTTGAGACTAAGACATACAAGAAAATGAAATTTGTCTATTCTGATGATCCAAAAAGCCTGAAAGTAATTGAAGAAATTTTCGACTTGGATAAGCTGGATGTTGCATTTGGTGGGAGAAACCCAGCTGGATTCAATTTAGAAGTGTATGCACGACAGATGAAGGATGATGACAGCAAAAGGATGAATTTCCATGGCTCTGGTTGTTCATCACCATTTTATCATTCATCAAGTTTGTCTGAATCACAACAACACGAGTCAACGGATTTAGACCGCGATTCCAATGCTTCGGATGAAGGCAGATTATAA
- the LOC108461839 gene encoding uncharacterized protein LOC108461839 isoform X2 — MLKETLKWRLQYKPEAIRWEDIAQEAETGKVYRANYCDKLGRPVLVMRPGLQNTNSPVGQIKYLVYCIENAIMNLVQDQEQMVWLVDFQGWAMTSISVKVTRETARILQDHYPERLGIGILYNPPKIFESFWTIVKPFLETKTYKKMKFVYSDDPKSLKVIEEIFDLDKLDVAFGGRNPAGFNLEVYARQMKDDDSKRMNFHGSGCSSPFYHSSSLSESQQHESTDLDRDSNASDEGRL, encoded by the exons ATGTTAAAAGAAACATTGAAGTGGAGACTTCAATACAAGCCAGAGGCAATCCGATGG GAAGATATTGCTCAAGAAGCTGAGACGGGAAAAGTTTACAGAGCTAATTACTGTGACAAACTTGGGAGGCCTGTTCTTGTCATGAGACCTGGTCTCCAG AATACAAACTCACCAGTGGGGCAGATCAAATACTTGGTTTATTGCATAGAAAATGCTATAATGAATCTGGTCCAAGATCAAGAGCAGATGGTTTGGCTTGTTGATTTCCAAGGGTGGGCAATGACAAGTATATCTGTTAAGGTGACTCGGGAAACTGCTCGTATCTTGCAAGACCACTATCCAGAGAGACTGGGCATAGGAATTCTCTATAATCCCCCAAAAATATTTGAATCTTTTTGGACG ATAGTGAAGCCATTCCTTGAGACTAAGACATACAAGAAAATGAAATTTGTCTATTCTGATGATCCAAAAAGCCTGAAAGTAATTGAAGAAATTTTCGACTTGGATAAGCTGGATGTTGCATTTGGTGGGAGAAACCCAGCTGGATTCAATTTAGAAGTGTATGCACGACAGATGAAGGATGATGACAGCAAAAGGATGAATTTCCATGGCTCTGGTTGTTCATCACCATTTTATCATTCATCAAGTTTGTCTGAATCACAACAACACGAGTCAACGGATTTAGACCGCGATTCCAATGCTTCGGATGAAGGCAGATTATAA